A region from the Coffea eugenioides isolate CCC68of chromosome 9, Ceug_1.0, whole genome shotgun sequence genome encodes:
- the LOC113782030 gene encoding G-type lectin S-receptor-like serine/threonine-protein kinase At1g11300: MRGLKNLLPLLFLFACFWSEVFIALDTITVNEPMRDSATIVSASQNFKLAFFSPVNTSDRYVGIILNIPAQSVVWVANRDDPITDSAGMLTISEDGNAVILNGQKNVLWSSNVANSVANSSAQLLDTGNLVLRDNSNGRILWESFQTPTDTLVRTMKIGVISKNNMIRLTSWRSPSDPSVGNFSFGVDPLQIPEFFIWNHSKPYWRSGPWNGNVFIGIPEMSSAYHNRFDLVTDPNGSEYFTHSFINDLALLYYVLNSSGVLAEKVSYYGDGHSKVSWTSLKSECDVYGKCGPFGSCNPQHSPICTCLQGFEPKNKEEWDKGNWTGGCSRKALLQCDRNISAGQEGKPDGFLKLANIKIPDFAHLMELLRSATEQDCGNQCLNNCSCIAYAYSTGIGCMYWSSSLIDIQQFSFNGADLHIRVAHTELGNTLCYAINMKAVIASTVVLGLLFLAISAYCFRKWLTRHRGNKQNVELSLFEEGEVSKKESILSDKPEQSNLEELPLYSYETLAIATDTFHVKNKLGTGGFGPVFKGKLLSGQKIAVKRLSNSSNQGIKEFMNEVELISKLQHRNLVRLLGCCVEREEKMLIYEYMPNKSLDAYLFDLQKRDLLYWNRRKLIIEGIGRGLLYLHRDSRLKIIHRDLKPSNILLDEELNPKISDFGLARIFGGNQDQANTNRVVGTYGYMAPEYAMKGKFSEKSDVYSFGVLLLEIVSGKKNTTMFSTFQAWKLWNENEAAKLVDPALSDPRVEMEILRYVHVGLLCVQESANDRPNVSNVLSMLNIEIAELPPPKLPAYTARLGSWEGEEDRGALDTITMMEPIQDDRTPAIFDYHKSQIQENFNGIKLDQKSTAVECNYQISN; this comes from the exons ATGAGGGGTCTCAAAAACCTCCTCCCTCTCCTTTTCCTGTTTGCTTGTTTTTGGTCAGAAGTTTTCATTGCTCTAGACACCATAACTGTCAACGAGCCAATGAGAGATTCTGCAACTATAGTTTCCGCAAGCCAAAACTTTAAATTAGCGTTCTTCAGTCCTGTAAATACTAGTGACCGCTATGTTGGAATCATTCTCAATATTCCAGCACAGAGTGTTGTGTGGGTGGCTAACAGAGACGACCCCATTACGGATTCTGCAGGAATGTTGACAATTTCAGAAGATGGTAATGCTGTGATCTTGAATGGGCAGAAGAACGTACTATGGTCGTCTAACGTAGCAAATTCTGTGGCAAATTCTAGTGCACAACTTTTGGATACTGGGAACTTGGTCTTGAGGGACaactcaaatggaagaattttgtGGGAAAGTTTTCAGACTCCTACGGATACTCTTGTGAGGACAATGAAAATAGGCGTGATAAGCAAAAATAACATGATCCGGCTGACCTCATGGCGAAGTCCCTCTGATCCCTCAGTTGGAAACTTCTCTTTTGGCGTTGACCCTCTTCAAATCCCAGAGTTTTTCATCTGGAATCATAGTAAACCTTACTGGCGGAGTGGTCCATGGAATGGAAACGTGTTTATTGGAATTCCTGAAATGAGTTCTGCATACCATAATCGATTTGATCTGGTGACAGACCCTAATGGATCTGAATATTTTACACACTCCTTCATCAATGATCTTGCTTTGTTATACTATGTATTGAATTCTTCAGGGGTTCTAGCTGAGAAGGTTTCGTATTATGGAGATGGACACTCCAAGGTTTCGTGGACAAGTCTAAAGAGTGAATGTGATGTTTATGGCAAATGTGGCCCTTTCGGAAGTTGCAATCCTCAGCATTCGCCAATTTGTACATGCCTGCAAGGTTTTGAACCAAAAAACAAGGAGGAATGGGACAAGGGAAACTGGACTGGTGGCTGCTCCAGAAAGGCATTGCTGCAGTGCGACAGAAACATCTCTGCTGGTCAAGAGGGCAAACCAGATGGATTTTTGAAGCTTGCAAACataaaaattccagattttgcTCATTTAATGGAGCTCCTCAGGTCAGCTACAGAGCAAGACTGTGGTAATCAGTGCTTGAACAATTGCTCCTGCATAGCATATGCCTATAGTACAGGGATTGGATGTATGTACTGGAGCAGCAGCCTAATTGACATACAACAGTTCTCTTTTAATGGGGCAGACCTTCACATAAGGGTGGCACATACGGAACTTGGTAATACATTGTGCTATGCTATT AACATGAAGGCCGTCATTGCAAGCACAGTAGTTTTGGGTCTTTTATTCTTGGCCATATCGGCATACTGTTTCCGGAAGTGGTTGACAAGGCACAGAG GGAATAAGCAAAATGTTGAATTGTCATTATTTGAAGAAGGCGAAGtgtctaaaaaggaaagcattCTGAGTGACAAGCCAGAACAATCAAATCTCGAAGAGCTGCCGTTGTACAGTTATGAGACACTGGCTATTGCAACGGATACATTTCATGTGAAGAATAAGCTAGGCACAGGTGGCTTTGGTCCAGTGTTCAAG GGGAAACTTTTAAGCGGCCAGAAAATTGCGGTGAAAAGGCTTTCAAATTCTTCGAATCAAGGGATCAAGGAGTTTATGAATGAGGTTGAGCTCATTTCCAAGCTGCAACACCGTAATCTTGTTAGACTCCTGGGGTGCTGTGtcgaaagagaagaaaaaatgtTAATCTATGAATACATGCCAAACAAAAGCTTGGATGCCTATCTATTTG ATTTACAAAAACGAGATTTACTTTATTGGAACAGACGCAAATTAATCATTGAAGGGATTGGCAGAGGCCTCCTTTACCTTCACAGAGACTCGAGGTTGAAAATTATTCATAGGGATCTGAAACCAAGCAACATCCTCCTAGACGAAGAGCTCAATCCAAAAATATCAGATTTTGGCTTAGCAAGAATTTTTGGAGGCAACCAGGATCAAGCCAACACAAATAGAGTTGTAGGGACATA TGGCTACATGGCCCCTGAATATGCGATGAAGGGTAAGTTTTCAGAGAAATCAGATGTATACAGTTTCGGGGTATTGTTATTAGAGATTGTAAGTGGAAAGAAAAATACTA CCATGTTTTCAACATTTCAGGCCTGGAAACTATGGAATGAAAACGAAGCCGCAAAATTAGTAGATCCAGCATTATCTGATCCACGGGTTGAAATGGAGATCTTGAGATATGTGCACGTGGGACTATTATGTGTGCAGGAATCTGCTAATGATAGGCCAAATGTGTCTAATGTTCTTTCAATGCTGAACATTGAAATTGCAGAGCTGCCTCCTCCTAAATTACCAGCTTATACTGCAAGATTGGGTTCATGGGAAGGTGAAG AAGACCGCGGAGCCTTAGACACCATTACCATGATGGAGCCTATTCAGGATGACAGGACCCCAGCCATATTTGATTACCACAAGTCCCAAATTCAGGAAAATTTCAATGGAATCAAATTGGATCAGAAGTCGACAGCTGTGGAGTGTAATTATCAGATTTCCAACTGA
- the LOC113748430 gene encoding salt stress-induced hydrophobic peptide ESI3 produces the protein MGSETFLEVLLAILLPPVGVFLRYGCGVEFWIDLLLTILGYIPGIVYAIYVLVG, from the exons ATGGGCTCAGAGACGTTTCTTGAAGTGTTATTGGCAATATTGTTACCCCCTGTTGGAGTCTTCCTCCGTTATGGATGTGGG GTGGAATTCTGGATTGATTTGTTGCTGACTATACTGGGATACATACCGGGAATCGTTTATGCAATCTATGTATTAGTGGGATAG